Proteins encoded in a region of the Thermocaproicibacter melissae genome:
- the accD gene encoding acetyl-CoA carboxylase, carboxyltransferase subunit beta, with product MIRRGIFKHPKNDLEGEYKRDRTPGPAVPDEMCVTCSACGKMLFRDAVMENSYVCPRCGGHFRIGARCRIALIADKGTFREQNADIVSSNILNFPGYDQKLNQARKKAGGNDEVVCGVCRIGGFPCCIFAMEPAFMMGSMGTAVGEKITRLFEYATEQRLPVIGFAASGGARMQEGILSLMQMAKTSGAVRRHSDAGLLYIVVLTNPTTGGVTASFAMEADIILAEPGALIGFAGPRVIEQTIRRKLPPGFQRAEFLLEKGFVDKITNRKTQKQLLARLLELHAGGASV from the coding sequence ATGATTCGCAGAGGTATTTTTAAACATCCAAAGAACGATTTGGAAGGCGAATATAAACGGGATCGCACACCCGGCCCCGCCGTTCCCGATGAAATGTGTGTCACCTGCTCTGCTTGCGGAAAGATGCTGTTTCGGGATGCGGTGATGGAAAACAGCTATGTTTGCCCGCGCTGCGGGGGGCATTTTCGCATTGGAGCAAGGTGCCGGATTGCGCTCATTGCCGATAAAGGCACGTTTCGAGAACAAAATGCGGATATTGTGTCTTCCAATATTCTAAATTTCCCGGGATATGACCAAAAGCTGAACCAAGCACGCAAAAAGGCAGGCGGGAACGATGAAGTTGTCTGCGGCGTCTGCCGAATCGGAGGTTTTCCCTGCTGTATCTTTGCCATGGAGCCTGCCTTTATGATGGGCAGTATGGGAACAGCAGTGGGTGAAAAAATCACTCGGCTTTTTGAATACGCAACAGAGCAGAGGCTGCCTGTCATCGGGTTCGCCGCTTCAGGCGGAGCCCGTATGCAGGAGGGAATTCTGTCACTCATGCAGATGGCCAAAACCAGCGGAGCCGTCCGCAGGCACAGTGATGCCGGACTGCTTTACATCGTAGTTTTAACCAACCCCACAACCGGCGGCGTCACAGCCAGTTTTGCCATGGAAGCCGATATCATTTTGGCGGAGCCCGGTGCGTTAATCGGTTTTGCGGGACCGAGGGTCATTGAGCAGACCATTCGGCGTAAATTGCCCCCGGGATTTCAACGGGCGGAGTTTCTGCTTGAAAAAGGTTTCGTTGATAAGATAACCAATCGGAAAACACAAAAACAATTGCTCGCCAGATTACTGGAGCTCCATGCGGGAGGTGCGTCAGTTTGA
- a CDS encoding 2-hydroxyacid dehydrogenase: protein MKISLLEPLGVPENVIRDLAAPLTKAGHEFVYYDTKTTDKKELAERSKDSDIVMIANNPYPDEVVEAAEKLKMLAVAFTGIDHVGLTACKKKGVTVCNCAGYSNETVAELAVGLAIGVLRHIRKADEAARTGGTSAGLTGREICGRTVGIVGTGRIGIRTAQLFGAFGAKLLGFARHESQEAKAAGIRFVGLEELLRSSDIVSLHLPLTDETRKMFGAEQFAQMKPGAIFLNCARGAIVDNQALAEALNSGKIAGAGVDVFDMEPPIPEDYPLLHAKNILLTPHVAFASEESMLRRAEIEFDNVAAYLAGTPKNVCKI, encoded by the coding sequence ATGAAAATCAGTCTGCTGGAGCCTCTCGGTGTGCCGGAGAATGTGATTCGCGATTTGGCCGCTCCGCTGACCAAGGCGGGACATGAGTTTGTCTATTATGACACAAAAACCACCGATAAAAAGGAATTGGCCGAGCGTTCCAAAGATTCTGACATAGTCATGATTGCCAATAACCCTTATCCGGATGAAGTGGTGGAAGCGGCGGAGAAATTGAAAATGCTCGCGGTCGCATTTACGGGGATTGACCATGTGGGGCTTACCGCTTGTAAAAAGAAAGGCGTCACCGTCTGCAACTGCGCCGGCTATTCCAATGAAACCGTTGCGGAACTGGCGGTCGGGTTGGCAATTGGAGTTCTGCGCCACATTCGCAAAGCAGATGAAGCCGCTAGGACGGGCGGAACTTCCGCGGGCCTTACAGGGCGCGAAATCTGCGGACGCACGGTTGGTATTGTCGGTACAGGCCGCATTGGAATCCGTACGGCTCAGCTGTTTGGTGCGTTCGGTGCAAAGCTGCTAGGTTTTGCACGGCATGAATCACAGGAGGCAAAAGCCGCCGGAATCCGCTTTGTGGGCCTTGAGGAACTGCTGCGCAGCAGTGATATCGTATCGCTGCACCTTCCGCTGACGGATGAAACAAGAAAAATGTTCGGGGCAGAGCAGTTTGCACAGATGAAACCGGGAGCAATATTCCTCAACTGCGCACGCGGCGCGATTGTGGATAATCAAGCACTGGCAGAAGCCTTAAACAGCGGCAAAATTGCGGGTGCGGGCGTCGATGTGTTCGACATGGAACCGCCCATTCCGGAGGATTATCCGCTGCTGCACGCGAAGAACATTCTCCTTACGCCTCATGTGGCATTTGCTTCGGAGGAATCAATGCTGCGCCGAGCTGAAATTGAGTTTGACAATGTGGCAGCCTACCTTGCCGGTACCCCGAAAAATGTTTGTAAAATCTAA
- a CDS encoding GH25 family lysozyme, protein MSEKWIDVSVHNGAIDWEKVAGSGIKGAIVRAGYGKSLSQMDARFRENITGAARAGLKTAVYWFSYADSEGNALKEWTICRQVIEPYRHMISFVAYDYEYDSVDYYKKVHGDSPSKTLINSMANTFLSAAKADGFNAVLYMNNDYRRNVYTAETVASWYMWLADYAGEPDTDCALQQTTSSGKVPGISGNVDLNTVFHDFSTVDTAVQIDTTMDVSRSHGGYYTIKTICPQQVFVTAGTGGVVTVVPFPKQGNEQLFALVAIGTSGMETGIYTAAPGEKPLKRFVYHIT, encoded by the coding sequence TTGAGTGAAAAATGGATTGATGTTTCTGTCCACAACGGGGCAATTGATTGGGAGAAAGTGGCCGGTTCCGGTATCAAGGGCGCGATTGTGCGGGCCGGTTACGGAAAAAGCCTTTCGCAGATGGATGCACGATTTCGGGAGAACATCACCGGTGCCGCACGGGCGGGCCTTAAAACGGCCGTCTACTGGTTTTCCTATGCGGATTCCGAGGGGAATGCCCTGAAAGAATGGACGATCTGCAGGCAGGTGATTGAACCATACCGCCACATGATATCGTTTGTGGCGTATGACTATGAATATGATTCCGTTGACTACTATAAAAAGGTTCACGGCGATTCTCCGTCTAAAACGCTGATTAACAGCATGGCTAATACGTTTCTCAGCGCGGCAAAAGCGGACGGATTCAATGCCGTTTTGTATATGAACAATGACTACCGGAGGAATGTTTATACCGCAGAAACGGTTGCCTCTTGGTATATGTGGCTTGCGGACTATGCCGGTGAGCCGGACACAGATTGTGCCTTACAGCAAACTACAAGTTCGGGAAAAGTGCCCGGAATCTCCGGAAACGTGGACCTTAATACTGTGTTCCACGATTTTTCAACTGTTGACACAGCGGTGCAAATCGACACAACCATGGATGTTTCCCGATCACACGGCGGGTATTACACAATTAAGACCATCTGTCCGCAGCAAGTGTTCGTTACAGCCGGGACAGGCGGCGTTGTCACCGTTGTTCCGTTCCCTAAGCAGGGGAACGAACAACTGTTTGCATTGGTGGCTATCGGAACATCCGGAATGGAAACCGGAATTTACACTGCGGCGCCGGGTGAAAAACCTTTGAAGCGATTTGTTTACCATATAACGTAA
- the accC gene encoding acetyl-CoA carboxylase biotin carboxylase subunit, protein MFSKILIANRGEIAVRIIRACREMGISTVAVYSQADRDALHVSLADECYCIGPAHAKDSYLNMNAILSAAIVSGAQAIHPGYGLLSENAEFAKLCAEYGITFIGPSPEVLSKMGDKDEAKRTMRAASVPVIPGSGLVQEPQEAKKAAAEIGYPLLIKARAGGGGRGIRLIREESEFDKVFSQASEEAKNAFGDGGMYLEKYMTNVKHIEMQVLCDTFGHIVCLGERDCSMQRKNQKVMEESPSPAVTAIQRSELSRLCEKAMRSVGYTGAGTVEFLMDRDGFFYFMEMNTRLQVEHPVTEMVTGIDLVKWQIRIAAGMPLDFTSEDVSLRGHAIECRINAENPKENFRPGCGKISLMHIPGGPFVRFDTALYPDYVVPPFYDSMIGKLIVHARTREEAIRKMQAALCELVIEGVDHNGDFLLELLQEDAFQTGRYTTSFLEQRGRV, encoded by the coding sequence TTGTTCTCCAAAATCCTGATAGCCAATCGCGGCGAAATTGCCGTGCGGATTATCCGAGCCTGCCGGGAGATGGGTATCTCCACTGTTGCTGTTTATTCACAGGCGGATCGGGATGCGCTGCATGTCAGCCTTGCCGATGAATGTTACTGCATTGGTCCCGCACATGCAAAAGACAGCTATTTAAATATGAATGCCATTTTATCTGCAGCAATTGTAAGCGGCGCGCAGGCTATTCATCCGGGGTATGGGCTGCTTTCGGAAAATGCCGAGTTTGCTAAACTGTGTGCAGAGTACGGTATTACATTTATCGGGCCTTCCCCCGAAGTGCTTTCAAAGATGGGGGATAAGGACGAGGCCAAACGGACCATGCGTGCCGCTTCGGTACCTGTGATACCGGGTTCGGGATTGGTGCAAGAACCACAGGAAGCCAAGAAAGCGGCGGCTGAAATTGGATACCCCCTGCTGATAAAAGCCCGTGCGGGGGGCGGAGGACGTGGTATCCGCTTGATCCGGGAGGAAAGTGAATTTGACAAAGTCTTCTCTCAGGCTTCCGAAGAAGCAAAAAATGCGTTCGGCGACGGCGGCATGTATCTGGAAAAGTATATGACTAACGTTAAACATATCGAAATGCAGGTGTTGTGTGATACATTCGGCCATATCGTCTGTCTTGGGGAAAGAGACTGCTCCATGCAGCGGAAAAACCAGAAGGTAATGGAAGAAAGTCCTTCCCCGGCGGTAACGGCTATTCAAAGGTCAGAACTTTCCAGATTGTGCGAAAAGGCGATGCGCTCAGTTGGATATACGGGTGCCGGTACGGTTGAATTTTTGATGGACCGCGACGGTTTCTTTTATTTTATGGAGATGAATACCCGTCTTCAGGTAGAGCATCCGGTAACGGAAATGGTCACGGGGATTGACTTGGTAAAGTGGCAGATTAGAATCGCGGCCGGAATGCCGCTGGATTTTACCTCTGAGGATGTTTCTTTGCGGGGACATGCAATTGAATGCCGCATTAACGCTGAAAATCCGAAAGAAAATTTCCGGCCGGGATGCGGAAAAATTTCACTGATGCATATTCCGGGCGGGCCGTTTGTTCGGTTTGATACCGCACTGTACCCGGATTATGTGGTTCCGCCGTTTTACGATTCCATGATTGGCAAACTGATTGTTCATGCGAGAACAAGGGAAGAGGCAATCCGCAAAATGCAGGCCGCTTTGTGCGAACTTGTGATTGAAGGAGTGGATCATAACGGGGACTTTCTTCTGGAATTGCTGCAGGAGGACGCATTTCAGACCGGACGCTATACAACATCTTTTCTTGAACAGCGAGGGCGCGTATGA
- a CDS encoding acetyl-CoA carboxylase carboxyltransferase subunit alpha produces MNAYEKLLAARADNRATAKDYISRLFLDFVELHGDRRFGDDKAIIAGIGRLGRIPVTVIGIEKGHGTKERIARNFGSAHPEGYRKALRQMKLAEKFGRPVICFVDTSGAYCGMGAEERGQGQAIAENLMEMMGLKVPIISILIGEGGSGGALALAVADEVWMLENAVYSVISPEGCASILWKDPTRVGDAAKHLKITAQDLLSMHVIDRIVPEGIGFAKICAFLKIQLINTLNKNRALSTEELLNRRYERFRRIGCNRS; encoded by the coding sequence TTGAATGCCTATGAAAAGCTGCTTGCGGCAAGGGCGGATAACCGCGCAACCGCAAAGGATTACATCAGCAGGTTGTTTTTGGACTTTGTTGAACTGCACGGAGACCGGCGCTTTGGTGACGATAAAGCGATTATTGCGGGAATTGGACGCCTTGGCAGAATTCCCGTAACAGTCATCGGAATTGAAAAAGGGCACGGAACAAAAGAAAGAATTGCGCGGAATTTCGGGTCCGCTCATCCGGAAGGGTATCGAAAGGCTCTTCGGCAAATGAAACTTGCCGAAAAATTTGGCCGCCCCGTTATCTGCTTTGTGGATACATCCGGTGCATACTGCGGCATGGGCGCGGAGGAACGCGGGCAGGGTCAGGCTATTGCTGAAAATTTGATGGAGATGATGGGCCTTAAAGTTCCCATTATTTCAATATTGATAGGGGAAGGCGGAAGCGGCGGCGCACTAGCGCTGGCGGTTGCAGACGAGGTGTGGATGCTGGAAAACGCCGTGTATTCCGTCATTTCTCCGGAAGGATGCGCCAGTATCTTGTGGAAAGACCCCACACGAGTGGGGGATGCAGCAAAACATCTGAAGATTACGGCACAGGATTTACTTTCTATGCATGTGATTGACAGAATTGTACCGGAAGGCATAGGATTTGCCAAAATCTGTGCGTTTTTAAAAATCCAGCTTATCAACACTTTAAATAAAAACCGCGCACTTAGCACGGAAGAACTTTTAAATCGCAGATATGAAAGATTTCGCAGAATTGGATGCAACCGAAGCTGA